From Ipomoea triloba cultivar NCNSP0323 chromosome 5, ASM357664v1, the proteins below share one genomic window:
- the LOC116018798 gene encoding squamosa promoter-binding-like protein 16 isoform X1, whose product MESSSSSSKRAKAPGNAVQVANCLVDGCNADLSQCREYHRRHKVCELHSKTAKVTVGGRELRFCQQCSRFHSLTEFDEGKRSCRKRLDGHNKRRRKPQPDNLNKSSGMLYSPSQQAGAKLLQFGSSHQMFPSASAWSSGVIQAENDMMLYNNQQHFNYIDRQKTFQDHHDYKEVNQFQFMQGGSDRIFPEASISQPHINMNNSAASGNNISNSSRQRVFHGGYDDSDHRALSLLSSAPAVTREIGFSHALQPDPTTPHQAQPLPHTLHYEGLSTHYSFSQEPETKPPGGVSDEMLQSAPDSSSHQTLTFRWE is encoded by the exons atggaATCATCATCCTCTTCATCAAAGAGGGCCAAGGCACCAGGTAATGCTGTGCAGGTTGCTAATTGCTTGGTTGATGGGTGTAATGCTGACCTCAGTCAGTGTAGAGAATATCATCGTCGGCATAAAGTTTGTGAGCTCCATTCAAAGACTGCAAAGGTCACGGTTGGAGGTCGTGAGCTCAGGTTCTGCCAACAATGTAGTAG GTTTCATTCTTTGACAGAATTTGATGAGGGAAAACGGAGCTGCAGAAAACGTCTGGATGGTCACAACAAGCGACGAAGGAAGCCTCAGCCAGACAATCTCAACAAAAGTTCAGGAATGCTTTATTCTCCTAGTCAACAAG CAGGTGCAAAGCTTCTTCAGTTTGGTAGTTCTCATCAAATGTTTCCGAGTGCTTCTGCATGGTCGTCGGGGGTGATCCAAGCTGAGAACGACATGATGCTCTACAACAACCAACAGCACTTTAACTACATTGACAGACAAAAAACCTTCCAGGATCATCACGACTACAAAGAAGTGAATCAGTTCCAGTTCATGCAAGGTGGGAGTGACCGCATTTTCCCCGAAGCTTCAATCTCCCAACCCCACATCAACATGAATAATTCAGCAGCATCAGGAAACAATATTAGTAACAGCAGCAGGCAAAGGGTCTTCCATGGTGGTTACGATGACTCTGATCATCGTGCTCTCTCTCTTCTGTCATCCGCTCCTGCTGTCACGAGGGAGATCGGTTTCAGCCACGCATTGCAGCCCGACCCTACTACTCCCCATCAGGCACAGCCATTACCCCACACCCTGCACTATGAAGGTCTAAGCACCCACTATTCTTTCTCTCAAGAACCTGAAACCAAGCCCCCGGGAGGAGTTTCTGATGAAATGTTGCAAAGCGCACCCGATAGCAGCTCTCATCAAACGCTCACATTCAGGTGGGAGTAG
- the LOC116018798 gene encoding squamosa promoter-binding-like protein 16 isoform X2 produces MESSSSSSKRAKAPGNAVQVANCLVDGCNADLSQCREYHRRHKVCELHSKTAKVTVGGRELRFCQQCSRFHSLTEFDEGKRSCRKRLDGHNKRRRKPQPDNLNKSSGMLYSPSQQGAKLLQFGSSHQMFPSASAWSSGVIQAENDMMLYNNQQHFNYIDRQKTFQDHHDYKEVNQFQFMQGGSDRIFPEASISQPHINMNNSAASGNNISNSSRQRVFHGGYDDSDHRALSLLSSAPAVTREIGFSHALQPDPTTPHQAQPLPHTLHYEGLSTHYSFSQEPETKPPGGVSDEMLQSAPDSSSHQTLTFRWE; encoded by the exons atggaATCATCATCCTCTTCATCAAAGAGGGCCAAGGCACCAGGTAATGCTGTGCAGGTTGCTAATTGCTTGGTTGATGGGTGTAATGCTGACCTCAGTCAGTGTAGAGAATATCATCGTCGGCATAAAGTTTGTGAGCTCCATTCAAAGACTGCAAAGGTCACGGTTGGAGGTCGTGAGCTCAGGTTCTGCCAACAATGTAGTAG GTTTCATTCTTTGACAGAATTTGATGAGGGAAAACGGAGCTGCAGAAAACGTCTGGATGGTCACAACAAGCGACGAAGGAAGCCTCAGCCAGACAATCTCAACAAAAGTTCAGGAATGCTTTATTCTCCTAGTCAACAAG GTGCAAAGCTTCTTCAGTTTGGTAGTTCTCATCAAATGTTTCCGAGTGCTTCTGCATGGTCGTCGGGGGTGATCCAAGCTGAGAACGACATGATGCTCTACAACAACCAACAGCACTTTAACTACATTGACAGACAAAAAACCTTCCAGGATCATCACGACTACAAAGAAGTGAATCAGTTCCAGTTCATGCAAGGTGGGAGTGACCGCATTTTCCCCGAAGCTTCAATCTCCCAACCCCACATCAACATGAATAATTCAGCAGCATCAGGAAACAATATTAGTAACAGCAGCAGGCAAAGGGTCTTCCATGGTGGTTACGATGACTCTGATCATCGTGCTCTCTCTCTTCTGTCATCCGCTCCTGCTGTCACGAGGGAGATCGGTTTCAGCCACGCATTGCAGCCCGACCCTACTACTCCCCATCAGGCACAGCCATTACCCCACACCCTGCACTATGAAGGTCTAAGCACCCACTATTCTTTCTCTCAAGAACCTGAAACCAAGCCCCCGGGAGGAGTTTCTGATGAAATGTTGCAAAGCGCACCCGATAGCAGCTCTCATCAAACGCTCACATTCAGGTGGGAGTAG